One Solibacillus sp. R5-41 DNA segment encodes these proteins:
- a CDS encoding MaoC/PaaZ C-terminal domain-containing protein has translation MEIGERLHITETIEDKDLLLYLGLTNDSNPLYIQHDYAADTPFGKPIVPTIMLNGIITSAISKHMPGPGSNILEQHLIYSLPVFHYETIEFTLQMEQIDEAKNMVEISVRGYNTQKQ, from the coding sequence ATGGAAATTGGCGAACGATTACACATTACAGAAACGATAGAGGATAAGGATTTATTATTATACCTAGGTTTAACAAATGACAGTAATCCATTGTATATCCAGCATGATTATGCAGCAGACACACCATTTGGCAAACCAATCGTACCGACGATTATGTTAAATGGAATTATCACTTCAGCTATTTCCAAGCATATGCCAGGACCGGGTTCAAATATTTTAGAGCAACATTTAATCTATTCACTGCCCGTTTTTCATTACGAAACGATTGAATTCACATTACAAATGGAACAAATTGATGAGGCGAAAAATATGGTTGAAATCAGTGTGCGAGGCTATAATACACAGAAACAATAG
- a CDS encoding response regulator transcription factor: MVKTILVVEDELSIATLLKYNLEQGGFEVLLAHDGQTGLDIAVKQLPDLLLLDLMLPKLDGVEVCKELRRLRINIPIIMLTARDDEFDKVLGLELGADDYMTKPFSPREVIARVKAVLRRFSGPIVEEVIEPGEVVYSYGKLQVYPERFEAFINEESLEFTPKEFELLVYLLENKNRVLTRDQLLSAVWNYDFAGDTRIVDVHISHLRDKIEENSRKPIYIKTIRGLGYKFEEPKK, translated from the coding sequence ATGGTAAAAACAATTTTAGTAGTAGAAGATGAATTATCAATTGCAACGTTATTAAAATATAACTTAGAACAAGGTGGCTTTGAGGTACTGCTTGCACATGATGGACAAACAGGTTTAGATATTGCTGTTAAGCAGTTACCGGATTTATTGCTGCTCGATTTAATGTTACCTAAATTAGATGGCGTGGAAGTATGTAAAGAACTTCGCAGGTTGCGTATTAATATTCCAATCATCATGCTTACAGCAAGGGATGATGAATTTGATAAAGTGCTTGGTCTTGAGCTAGGTGCAGATGATTATATGACTAAACCATTTAGCCCAAGAGAAGTCATTGCGCGTGTGAAGGCCGTATTACGACGCTTTTCAGGTCCAATTGTAGAAGAAGTAATCGAACCAGGTGAGGTTGTTTATTCATATGGGAAACTACAAGTGTATCCAGAGCGCTTTGAGGCATTTATTAATGAAGAATCTTTGGAATTTACGCCAAAGGAATTTGAGCTTTTAGTTTATTTACTTGAAAATAAAAATCGAGTATTAACACGCGATCAGCTACTAAGTGCCGTTTGGAACTATGATTTTGCGGGAGATACCCGAATCGTTGATGTACATATTAGCCATTTACGAGATAAAATTGAAGAAAATAGTCGAAAACCGATTTATATTAAAACAATACGAGGATTGGGCTATAAGTTTGAGGAGCCTAAAAAATAA